A single window of Phosphitispora fastidiosa DNA harbors:
- the istB gene encoding IS21-like element helper ATPase IstB produces MSVYEETLNSLTTLGLSHIRDNIDQLLPGINGKEVSYLDFLHNIMNSELTARDKRARERRLSSAEFPYMRTPDDYDYAFNNSVTKRQINQLLDLAWIESAYNIIFLGPSGVGKTHLAVTLGIHAVEQGYKVTFVTMDKLIKLLKTEEISVRARQRLRKIMNSDLVIIDEIGFQPISRQESNLFFQVISNLYEQRSVIITSNKGFEEWAELLQDPVITTAILDRLTHHSEIFNMTGDSYRLKNRDTILKE; encoded by the coding sequence ATGTCGGTATACGAAGAAACCTTAAATTCACTTACCACACTGGGTTTATCACATATCAGGGACAATATTGACCAGTTATTGCCGGGCATAAACGGCAAAGAAGTTTCGTATCTGGATTTTCTCCATAACATCATGAATTCTGAGTTAACAGCAAGAGATAAAAGAGCCAGGGAACGCCGTTTAAGTTCGGCAGAATTCCCTTATATGCGAACCCCAGACGATTATGACTATGCCTTTAATAACTCAGTTACGAAACGCCAAATTAATCAACTCTTAGACCTGGCATGGATTGAATCAGCTTACAACATAATATTTTTGGGCCCTTCCGGTGTGGGTAAAACCCACCTGGCAGTAACTCTGGGCATACATGCTGTGGAACAGGGATACAAGGTAACATTTGTAACCATGGATAAGCTAATTAAACTGTTAAAGACTGAAGAGATATCAGTCAGGGCCAGACAACGACTAAGAAAAATCATGAATTCAGACCTTGTGATTATTGATGAAATAGGTTTTCAGCCAATATCACGCCAGGAATCAAACCTCTTCTTTCAGGTGATCTCTAACCTCTATGAACAACGGTCAGTAATAATCACCTCAAACAAAGGGTTTGAAGAATGGGCAGAGTTACTGCAAGATCCGGTAATCACCACTGCCATTTTGGACCGGTTAACCCATCACAGTGAGATTTTCAATATGACCGGTGACAGCTATCGGCTTAAAAACAGGGACACTATTCTCAAGGAGTAA
- a CDS encoding NAD(P)-dependent oxidoreductase, which translates to MRQHSSNNTPQVYYNHLVPVEGPDLLKPFFNVIVPTDIHSLTPARIALEAQEAFGLCVSVEHRISGELIAQLPYLRVISSFGRGLDNIDVEEATKHGIWVTCVYGEEIDDSVADMTWALLLGLARKVAVGDRTIRVSGCSSWSPHPRLGSKVSHKRLGIIGMGKLGQAVARRAMGFGMEVCYYQPLRLPIETESTLRLEFAERHTLFQQADFICICSTLTQDTYHQIGVHELSLMKPTSLLINPSRGSQVDECAVAQALKDGIIGGYAADVFEMEDAYYAKPGVQIPRGLLDQKDKTLFSPHAGTAVVESRVYMARVQAQAVLDVWQGQRPQGAVNNALELT; encoded by the coding sequence ATGAGACAGCATTCATCCAATAACACCCCTCAAGTTTACTATAATCATCTCGTTCCCGTGGAAGGCCCTGATTTGCTCAAGCCGTTTTTTAACGTTATCGTGCCAACGGATATCCACAGCCTAACCCCGGCAAGAATTGCGCTCGAAGCCCAGGAAGCATTCGGTCTGTGTGTGTCTGTTGAACACAGAATCAGCGGCGAACTCATTGCTCAGCTACCCTATCTAAGAGTTATTTCCAGCTTTGGTCGTGGCTTGGATAATATTGATGTTGAGGAAGCAACCAAGCACGGGATTTGGGTAACCTGCGTGTACGGTGAGGAAATTGATGACTCCGTTGCTGACATGACCTGGGCTCTGCTCCTTGGTTTAGCCCGCAAAGTGGCGGTGGGAGACCGAACGATTCGTGTCTCCGGTTGTAGTTCATGGAGTCCGCATCCTAGATTGGGATCAAAAGTTTCGCATAAGCGTCTAGGCATAATTGGCATGGGCAAGCTAGGTCAAGCCGTAGCTCGCCGGGCGATGGGTTTTGGCATGGAGGTATGCTATTATCAGCCTCTGCGACTACCCATTGAGACCGAAAGTACCCTCCGGCTGGAATTCGCTGAGCGGCATACGCTTTTTCAACAGGCAGATTTCATTTGTATCTGCTCCACGTTAACACAGGACACCTATCATCAAATTGGCGTGCACGAATTGTCACTGATGAAACCTACCTCGCTGCTCATCAATCCTAGCCGAGGGTCACAGGTTGACGAATGCGCAGTTGCCCAAGCTCTCAAAGACGGCATCATTGGTGGATATGCCGCCGATGTCTTTGAAATGGAAGATGCCTATTATGCCAAGCCTGGGGTTCAAATTCCCCGTGGCTTACTTGACCAAAAAGATAAAACACTTTTCTCCCCTCATGCGGGAACTGCAGTTGTGGAGTCACGCGTCTACATGGCACGGGTCCAAGCCCAAGCAGTATTAGATGTTTGGCAGGGCCAAAGACCTCAGGGTGCCGTTAATAATGCTCTGGAGCTTACCTGA
- a CDS encoding LysR family transcriptional regulator, which produces MHHLKTFVCLAEKGTMAEAMDGLLYAQPTISSHIANLESYYKCSLLVYRYKQYVLTEEGQALYDYARKILTMALEAETAIAEFKEAGRGTFSLGASTNIGIYLLPEVLGSFRSLYPGLRVTVTVARTHEIQKKVEDYELNLGIVEADVSADCSLKVDVFKREPLVLIVSPTHPLAQRGQVSVEELIQQPFVVGESGSGTRRALERQIGGIMNTINISLELGSTEGVKKAVENSLGVSIIVASAISRELAAGTLVAVAIEGFAPYKEYKLIYPQDKYLTAGTRKFLAHMRSLYSASII; this is translated from the coding sequence ATGCATCATCTGAAGACTTTCGTTTGCCTTGCGGAAAAAGGCACAATGGCCGAAGCCATGGATGGGCTGCTGTATGCCCAGCCCACTATCTCGAGCCATATTGCCAATTTGGAATCCTACTACAAATGCTCACTTCTGGTCTATAGATACAAACAGTATGTTCTTACTGAAGAAGGCCAGGCCCTTTACGACTATGCGAGAAAGATACTGACAATGGCCTTGGAAGCCGAAACAGCAATTGCCGAGTTTAAAGAGGCCGGTCGGGGAACTTTTTCCTTAGGGGCTAGTACAAATATTGGCATCTACTTGTTACCCGAGGTTCTTGGTTCATTTCGATCACTGTACCCAGGCTTAAGGGTGACAGTAACTGTTGCCCGTACCCACGAAATACAAAAGAAAGTTGAAGACTACGAATTAAATCTTGGCATTGTAGAAGCGGATGTATCTGCTGACTGTTCCCTAAAAGTAGATGTTTTCAAGAGAGAACCCTTGGTTTTAATCGTTTCCCCGACCCATCCGTTAGCCCAGCGCGGGCAGGTCAGTGTTGAAGAATTAATCCAGCAACCCTTCGTTGTCGGCGAATCAGGCTCCGGAACTCGGCGGGCCTTGGAACGTCAGATTGGCGGCATCATGAATACCATCAATATCTCCCTGGAATTAGGAAGTACTGAGGGCGTGAAAAAGGCCGTTGAAAACTCCTTAGGCGTCTCTATCATAGTCGCTTCCGCAATCTCCCGCGAATTGGCAGCAGGAACGCTCGTCGCTGTTGCTATCGAAGGCTTTGCTCCGTATAAGGAATACAAACTAATCTATCCCCAGGACAAATATCTGACGGCCGGAACCCGCAAGTTCTTAGCTCATATGCGGTCTTTGTATTCTGCCAGCATAATATAG